In Silene latifolia isolate original U9 population chromosome X, ASM4854445v1, whole genome shotgun sequence, the following proteins share a genomic window:
- the LOC141618454 gene encoding uncharacterized protein LOC141618454 — protein sequence MLLRFSLFITSTSNYRRLIPLLPSPCTAVSSVVVAAVCWSFPTISSMDMNRFTSLSSCTISSPSGGRGRGQSGTRGNSQGSRGGRGRGTAADGTSNRVNASSVGTAAVCSSFPTTSGMDMNRLTSSVFSCTISSPSGGRGQGQSGTRGTGQGSRGGRGRGRGAAADGTSNRVDALGRTLVRILRHMATELNLDMRSDGYVRVQDLLKLNMKSRANIPLKSHSIDEIREAVRIDNKQRLGLLEEDGQLFIRANQGHSVEAVETESLLRLITSAEDIPVCVHGTYKRFLDSILQSGLKRMGRLHVHFSSGLPSDNEVISGMRRDINVVIFLDVNKALEDGMKLYMSENKVILTEGFDGVVPAKYFQKIQFWPSRKPVPFQI from the exons ATGCTTCTGAGATTTTCTCTGTTTATAACTTCAACCTCTAATTATCGCCGTCTTATCCCACTCCTTCCTTCGCCCTGTACCGCTGTATCTTCTGTCGTTGTCGCTGCTGTGTGCTGGAGTTTTCCGACAATAAGTAGTATGGATATGAACCGGTTCACTTCTTTATCTTCCTGTACTATATCCTCTCCAAG TGGAGGTAGAGGACGGGGCCAATCTGGTACAAGAGGGAATAGTCAAGGTTCAAGAGGTGGCCGAGGTCGTGGAACAGCTGCTGATGGCACTTCAAACAGAGTTAATGCATCCTCTGTCGGTACCGCTGCTGTGTGCTCTAGTTTTCCGACAACAAGTGGAATGGATATGAACAGGCTCACTTCTTCTGTCTTTTCCTGTACTATATCCTCTCCAAG TGGAGGTAGAGGACAGGGCCAATCTGGTACAAGAGGGACAGGTCAAGGTTCAAGAGGTGGTCGTGGTCGTGGTCGTGGAGCAGCTGCTGATGGCACTTCAAACAGAGTTGATGCACTTGGCAGAACCTT GGTGCGCATACTGAGGCATATGGCTACAGAGTTGAATTTGGATATGCGGAGTGATGGATATGTTAGAGTTCAAGATTTGCTGAAGCTAAATATGAAAAGTAGGGCAAATATCCCTCTGAAATCACACTCTATTGATGAAATTCGAGAG GCTGTACGAATAGACAATAAGCAGAGGCTTGGCCTTTTGGAAGAGGATGGGCAATTGTTTATACGTGCAAACCAAGGACATTCTGTAGAG GCTGTAGAAACCGAGAGCTTGTTGAGACTAATAACTTCAGCCGAAGATATCCCTG TATGTGTTCATGGCACATATAAGAGGTTCCTTGACTCTATTCTTCAGTCTGGTCTCAAGCGAATGGGTCGGTTACATGTTCACTTCTCAAGTGGATTGCCCTCAGATAATGAAGTAATCAGTG GGATGAGGCGGGATATCAATGTGGTAATCTTTCTGGATGTTAATAAAGCGTTGGAAG ACGGAATGAAACTGTACATGTCAGAGAATAAGGTGATTTTGACGGAAGGCTTTGATGGTGTTGTTCCAGCTAAATATTTCCAGAAAATACAGTTCTGGCCTAGTCGGAAGCCGGTGCCATTTCAAATTTAA
- the LOC141622088 gene encoding uncharacterized protein LOC141622088, whose protein sequence is MASNERSICLGGSLDRSPIGVSTRGRTRSILFRTAAARLRSASVPTRPRKSNVTVNASRESYGAGDSRPYDYPVFGASSHIRVDDPQFVSSSFREKVCDAFEKTAIHNGPSFQLFTEDGSHNSAGSSPSSLRRCDQEVLSQQSYSMVAPVMVIEGGDMEDQLNKMKTILEELHKENKEKTKQIDALTKRLERRPASSFHNEDSDDASDNDDDCDKGKSFTAKDVQKMIAEAFKRQFDGNLHSVDNHRYVKPYNKRIDCMRMPIGYQPPKFQQFDGKGNPKQHIAHFIETCNTAGSEGDLLVKQFVRSLKGIAFDWYTDLRAKSIDS, encoded by the coding sequence ATGGCCTCTAACGAAAGGTCAATCTGTCTCGGTGGGTCTCTCGACAGATCGCCCATTGGTGTTTCTACAAGGGGCAGGACCAGATCCATCCTTTTCCGTACCGCTGCAGCAAGACTCCGTTCTGCATCTGTGCCTACGAGACCCCGAAAATCCAACGTCACCGTCAATGCTTCAAGGGAATCATATGGTGCCGGCGACTCTAGGCCATATGATTATCCTGTGTTCGGTGCATCATCTCACATCCGAGTCGACGACCCTCAGTTTGTCTCATCATCGTTTCGAGAGAAGGTGTGCGACGCTTTTGAGAAGACGGCTATTCACAACGGCCCGTCGTTTCAGCTATTCACCGAGGATGGTAGCCACAATAGCGCTGGTTCGTCTCCGTCGTCACTGCGAAGATGTGACCAGGAGGTGTTGAGCCAACAGTCGTATTCCATGGTTGCACCCGTCATGGTTATTGAGGGCGGCGACATGGAGGATCAACTCAACAAAATGAAAACCATTCTCGAAGAACTCCATaaggaaaacaaagaaaaaacgaAGCAGATCGATGCCTTGACGAAAAGGTTGGAAAGGCGGCCCGCTTCATCGTTTCACAATGAAGATAGTGATGACGCCAGCGACAACGATGATGATTGTGACAAGGGTAAGTCGTTTACCGCTAAAGACGTCCAAAAGATGATCGCGGAGGCCTTCAAAAGACAGTTCGATGGAAACCTCCACTCCGTCGACAATCACCGTTACGTCAAGCCCTATAACAAGAGGATTGACTGCATGAGGATGCCTATCGGTTATCAACCACCGAAATTTCAACAGTTTGATGGAAAGGGCAATCCCAAGCAGCATATTGCTCATTTCATTGAAACGTGTAACACCGCAGGCTCTGAGGGGGATCTCCTTGTCAAGCAGTTCGTCCGATCTCTGAAGGGGATCGCCTTTGATTGGTACACGGACCTACGCGCCAAGTCGATCGACAGTTGA